TCCACCCATTCTGTGTATTTTTCTTTTGCTTTACTATGTAGTTTCTCTTTTTCCCTTCGtttctcttcttcttcttgtttttttctttcttcatcTCTGAGTTGTTTCTTGACGTTCACTCTGTCCTCTTGTTCTTTGCGTATCAGCCATTCTTCCCAGGCTGATAGGTGATGTTCATTGCCTTCACCTTCTGAGTCATGAGTCTGTGTGTCTTCTAGTTGCCTATGTGATTACAAAGTCGGTGTTATTACTATGGAAATAGCCACAAACTAAAAACTATAaataattgacaaaaaaatgttcatcaccttggtagatcaaatgatgtacaaaggttataacacacaaacagttcaaaggttttagcattgagctttcaaaCTGTCTTGGATGATGATCCTcattagaatgacaaattttatatttacaaCTATCCACTAAAATTATTATTGTTGCCAGTGGTagacaagtgggtgatagtaaTGTCTTGGTTACATGGATATAATTTATCCTATAGTCAAGATAGTGTAACTGTAATGAGGTTGAATGAGGTTGAATATGCTACCACAAGGAAGCCATCAAAAGATTTATTTTTACTGGTAAACCCAGGGTAGTCAGGTGACAACTATCCCCGTGTTTTATGtacaacccccacccccacccccgcaCTTGAATAAAACATGGTGATGTATGAGATGTGCAATGCCGTTTTGAACCACCAAGTCTATTGACTGCCCtgatacacacaaacacaccatgacacacatacacatacacatgtgcacacacacgcatacatacacacacacacacacacacacacacacacacacagtgacacatacaGGTGTATAGAATTCAGCAAAGTGATATGAGTAAACAACAATCAGCTGTTGActacaatacaaacaaatgaattgtcAGTTAAAAAATGCTGGCCTGCTGCCAAAagaatcacatacatgtattgcaaaaaAAAGTCTAATTTACCCTAACTTCAACAATCTTGTTTCCTTTTACAAAAGTACACCAATATTCCATGACTATTATAAAATGTTGCAAATGACTAGAATTACTTTGTCTGTGCGTTTGTGCTTAATCAATGAACAGGACAGTCCCTTGCCCAGTACTAGTACTGGGTCAGTATACCACTGTGTATTTACTATTTGGTTCTTATTATTTTATCACTGTACTTTCACACTATTTGAGATGAGCAAGCATTGTCAACTGTCAAGATGAAATAATGTGGAAATATACTGTAGCTATAACATTATGAGATGTTCATCAAACAGACTGAATTTAGCATGGGgggctacatttgtatatccaAATTCTGTATTTCAGCTGACAATATTCTTATGTTACCATCTCTCTTATTTTTTCCGtcagtttatgaaatattaataataaattaGGCAGAGTCCAGTCGAGTGGGATATTTTTATTGTTGACACACAGTGACTCTCTTAGAGCCAAAAATACCCCCACGACTGGACTCTTGGCTGACAACAAACCAGTCCTGCTGACAGACAGAGtgcgggactcgattctgacattggAGAAGGGGCGTTTGTCAGAGTCCCGACttacaccgtctgcaagcaagaCTAAAGTTTAAAGTTTCAACATTggtaaaaacagaaaaaatgcAGAATAAAATGAGTAGTAACTTTACCTGTCGGAATCTTTAGTTTCTTCATCATCTGATATAGACCCTGACGATATACTGTCCACAGAACTATGTGATAAAACGGACAGAAGGGACCTTGTTGAGTCACCGGTTGAATCTAGCGAAAATGATCGATCACCAGAACCAACTCGTTTTGTCCGGCGATGTTTCTGTCTTGACTTTGCTGGATTTGGAGTTGACTGTGGACGATGTTCTATTCCTTGGTCCATTTTGAGTGTTGTCTTCAATTTTGCAGATGCTGTATTTTCAGATCGTTAACGTTGGCAACGGTATAGCGTCCCCTACAATTCCTTATCAACAGCGACTCATTCACTTTTTAACTGTAAAAATGAATTTCGAATGGAAATAATTCAATAACATTCAAAGTCCCTTTCACATGCACTCTTTTCGAAGAAGTCGGCTTGGTGAAAAATGACAATTGTGTCCGGCAAATCATCTGCGACTTGGAGTTTCACAGTTTTTTTGTCGTTGAATCTTTctggaaatatttcaaaatggcgCCCTGCCAAATCTCGCGAGAATTGCTATTAGCGCGAACGACCGACCTTGAACGGCTCATAAAATGAACACCATCAGTAGTTGATGGCCATCGATTTCACAGTGGGTAAATTATCTAAGTTTTTGTTCTCTCCTGCCAAGAAATTTAGCCAAGTCTTCGGAGATAATATTCCACAGGTCTCGCATGTGTTCTCGTGTAACCTTTGCCCTCAGTATCTCGAGCAGGTATTGTTAGCATGTAATATTGTTGGGTAGGTTGTCGAAATCACAGGTGTCTTTACGTACGTGTGTCTCTCTCTGCAGACACTCTTACAACTCAAAGACGGGAGTCAGAAGTCCGCGGAAAGAATGTTCTAATGGAAATGACATGACAGTTTGTCACGACTTCGACTTTGTGGTTGACATGATGATTTGGGCCTTCTTTATCAGCTGTGTTATTCCAATTTCCTTAACGTTTTGGGTCGTCAGTCTACGCATGAATACTTTCTACGGTAAGTCtcaaattttacacaaaataattttagTACCATGTGTTCAGCAAATTGTATCAACTCCCACAagattatttgaaatgttattcaGAAACATTCGTGAAAAATGTACCCCATCTCAACTCCGGCCTCCCCTTAGCAATTTTGCACCTCGCCTCGTCTGCATGTAACTGTTTTGAGTGTTTGCCTAGATTGTATGGAGACAATAGGATGTCATTGCGTCACCAATCTCATAAAATTCTAAACTGTAATGTGATGTAACTCTGCACGTATTTTTGTTTATTCTGAATTAAAACGTGTCAGAAGACCATGGCCAATTTAAAtgtgttaaaaaataaaatgaaaatcaaataaaattatCCAGTGAACATTAACAAAATTTGTGCAATAATGGAGCTAAATTATATTCTTACACAATTTCCTCACCCAGTTTAATTTTGGAAAATACTATCAAAATTGTGAATTAAATCTAGAACTAAATCTCAAAGTCCGTtcttacaatacatttatattataagTTGTATTTGTAAAACTAAATGTGGATATTGTGATTATTATCTCTCCAGTagctatattataatataagtAGTCTACTTCCTGACGACTGTGTTCCAAgttacactacattatcttcacacaGTAATATCAGAATATgatcatcaggaactagactacattttgtgtatgtatttactttACCATGCTTTCCATAAGTATATATAGCATGTTGTAAGTAATCAAGTATGTACAGTACATCACTGCATATATTATTAACATTACAGAAGAGTTATTTGATTGAGGTGGATGGGGTAGGGATGGCTGGAGAATGTGTTAAAACAGGTATATGTGCAACCTTGTACACTGCAAAATATACATGCACAGTGATAGATTGTCGAAGTGTCTACTTAAACAACAATCTTGCATGTTGcaacttgacatgtttgtagcATAAGTGTCCAGTTAGCAGTGTATAGACTGTATactatagaccctccacccactgCACTGTcggagtttatcagctttgcgtaaattagtagcttgctagaacaaactcactatttgcccaaattaatgCATTATgccagtgagtgtaaacatccactgatccgactaatggaggTAACACgtaagctgataaactcagataagacagtgatatcaggtaggaaatagaatgaaaaaaaacagtgagaggaaacagtgtttcaaactttatttgaaatatacagaaaataatattagaaatccagaaaatcgtgagaacaaaattgattattgtccttttccctgtggtATAGCTAGCCAGAGCTCTTGCACActacaaaatttcaaatttcagtgtgtgtgtgtgtgtgtgtgtgtgtgtgtgtgtgtgtgtgtgttgggggtgATTAATTTTTGGTGGGGGTTAATTCATTTCCAGTATTTATCATGTATGTGAAATGGATGCAACATATCTTATTGTGATCCACATTTTCCAATATCAAATTATTGCAGGAAATATTCATCCCATATCACCATGGCGATATCTGTTTGCACTCCTTTTGCCAATCTACATTGCCAAACGTGGTTACAGAAAGCAAAGTCTTGACATGGGAGGTGCTGTTGCTGGTAGGTGTTAATGTACATCATATTTGTCATTATATGTGCCCATGGCTTGAAATTTAAACCTTCTTGTGTCCAATATGACAACCCTAAGGGCCATAGAGGGTAAACTTATTGGTGTCCAATAGGACAACCCTGTGGGCCATAGGGGGTAAACCTATTGGTGTCCAATAGGACAACCCTATGGGCCATAGAGGATAAACCTATTGGTGTCCAATAGGACAACCCTATAGGCCATAGAGGATAAACCTATTGGGGTCCAGTAGGACTATTTTGTAGAGAGTAGCCTGTAGAGAAATCAATCAGTCTGTATGTTAGTCACTGAGTGTGTGTATGCCATTACTAATGTAAAAGCTAGAAGTATTAAGTATTGTACCgtaaatacatttaatttatttatttattttacagcaTTAGCAGTTGGCTTTATCATGACAATTAGTAACTACTGCTTCTGTGCAGCTCTGTTGATATTCTTCTTCACCGGGTCAAAGATCACCAAATTAAAGGCTGAAAAGAAGAAACTTTTAGATCCTGAATATAAAGAAGGTACAGACCTAGTAGTAAGGACAGTGTTACCATGGCATCCAACAACATGGTAGCCATGGTAACCAGATAAGATTCAAACCTTACAAAGTTATACAAAATACCATGTTCTTTTTATATGGTGGAactatatttttgttattttgaataataaacaataaaatttgcatataaagaAACAAGAAAATTATATGATAGAACCTCATAATGCAcgagtgtaagtgtggcatactcttggggtatttgcacgagcgcttacagtgttctctgcgaCCGTATTTTCGTGAGTGAGGTGAATGAAAgtacaacagaaaacactgcaagcatgagtgcaaatatccctTAGCACCCACACTAGAACTCGCGCAccatgggcaagatttgaaccacgattgtgcttCCATCAACTCAGCTGTGATAATctggacctggtaggatagaggttgcaatgtgaatgcatTAATCCTATGTGCCCACAGAGACTGAAattgattgtatgctcccaggtacattgtgtagttgaggaagtataatatgtgttgtgtcactataggtctgtgccagggaTAGTAATTGTAAAGCTCaaagcacaaagtgggaaattGCTTTATAAacactaacattattattatattataaattataatagtaATGTCAACCATAATTGCCTCTTTTGGAAGTAAGATGCAaaagtaatattataattttttaaacaatttttgtttGCACAGGTGGTCAACGTACATGGCACCAAGTTGTATGTAATGGTGGCATAGCAACAGAGTTGGCAATTATCTTTATGCTAGATAATGGAAGTCGTGAACAGATTCTAGATTTTGACCACCAGTACACAAGTACATGGCTATGTCTATCAGTACTGAGTACGATAGCTTGCAATTGTGGCGATACATGGGCTTCTGAGATTGGTAGTGTGTATGGAAAATCACAGCCCAGACATATACTGTCTTTTGAAAAAGTGCCAGTAGGTAAGAacatttaacctttgacctctggtATATGGCTAATCACAATCCATACATATACTATCTTTTGAAAAAGTACCAGTaggtaacctttgacctatagAATGCCTCAGGCTCATTAGTAGATTGTAATACGCCATGTATTACAGATTCAAATCTCACTGCTACCATTTGCATGCTAATGGCTTAAGTTGTTGGGCCAAAGTTTGAATTGTGTCcctgtcaacccagctgtataattggtgacctggtaggatagaatttgcaatgtgaatgttatAATCCTATATGCATACAGAGGgtgtaatggattgtatgcttttGGGAAGATTtgggaagtataaagggctgttatGCCATGACAGGGATACTAGATGGTAATTttattgtaaagcactttgaactgtgtgtgtgtgcaatcaCTATGTATAATATCTCTAACATTactattatttattataatccagtgtttttgctaaggttcgGAAACCCTGGTAAGAGAAAAGAGGAAATATAGTGAAACAGGCATAAATTCccatatattataccataattttgatggggaaCGCCGGTAAAACGACAGGGGTACTcttgtagattttaccttcttcccgtccttaacaaaaacactggtaaggaaacctggtaaaatgaaagGGGAActaaggtagattttacctgcttaccgtCCGTAACAAAACACTGTAATctataatatagtaataaatgTTCTTTGATACACAACCAAGTTATTTTTGTTGATATCTACGTTTCGGCAATGTGACTTGCCTTCCTCAGGACAAACTAATGATTTTACTGAGACCGTGATCTGTaacctttatttatttatttcatttacaggTACCAATGGTGGTATTACATTAGTGGGTACTGTGTCAAGTTTCCTAGGTGGTTTGGTGGTCGGACTTGGTTACTATGTGACTTTACTAATGATGCATTCCTATAAAACATTAGAACATGCCCCACCGCAATGGCCTGTAGTCATAGCTGGG
The Glandiceps talaboti chromosome 23, keGlaTala1.1, whole genome shotgun sequence genome window above contains:
- the LOC144452922 gene encoding transmembrane protein 19-like codes for the protein MTVCHDFDFVVDMMIWAFFISCVIPISLTFWVVSLRMNTFYGNIHPISPWRYLFALLLPIYIAKRGYRKQSLDMGGAVAALAVGFIMTISNYCFCAALLIFFFTGSKITKLKAEKKKLLDPEYKEGGQRTWHQVVCNGGIATELAIIFMLDNGSREQILDFDHQYTSTWLCLSVLSTIACNCGDTWASEIGSVYGKSQPRHILSFEKVPVGTNGGITLVGTVSSFLGGLVVGLGYYVTLLMMHSYKTLEHAPPQWPVVIAGGVAGLVGSLIDSVLGATLQYSGYSPEKQVVVDIPSQTTQKISGIPLLDNNGVNLFSGLITALVMPSFFFSYWPQA